Genomic DNA from Paenibacillus borealis:
GGCTGAGCACAACTCCGAGCAGATAATACCAGATGAAAGCTCTGGACAGTCTCCACTCCCGTGCAGGCTTCAGTCTTGGCACCGCATATTCCATGCTGTTTAGAATCGGACGGACAATGGAATGCGTAATGACAGCTATGATGAATGCGCTAAGAATGAGCGTCATCGGAATAGCCTGAATGGTCATCCAGCTCATCATGCCAATCTGATCCGTTGAGATGGTGATCTCGGAGAGCAGAGGGTTGCTTGCCCCCATAGTGGCCAGCCAGTCCGTATAAGTCTGCAGAACATCGTATACGTAATCGTACAAGTTAAACTGCAGCAATGTAGTACTGATTAGCAGGATCAGCAGGAATTCACCTAATACCGCCACCATACCGGCAATTAGCGTTGACAACGCTGAAGCGCGTTTCTTATACCAGCGTCCCATTACAAGGGCCGGTATCAGGAAATAAATGGCTATTAAAACGTAAAACGGTGTAATCAGCCCCACAATCAGCAGGACTGGCACAATATGCAGAATAAACTGCTTCGTGCTAAGGGTAGTAAAGAGCACTATGGCCGGGATAATCATAAACAGTGTCGTGATAAGCAGTAGTGGAGTTGACAGGGATAACAGCAGCAGCAGATAAGCTATGCTCCAAGCCACAGATGTCCAGCGAAATTTCAACAGTATTCACCTCTTACGCATATGTTCTTCTAATGCAGATATATCCTGGTACCATTCTTCCAGCTGATGGCCTTCCTGCCTGTGCTTACGCAGCTTCTCCATTAGCAAATCATCCAGTTCACGATAAGGGATACCAAGTCTGCGCCCCAATATATATGAGCTCATAATCAGGCTGGCCAGGCTGTCACCTACACGGGCGGTACTGCCTTCCCACAACGCTTTGAATAACCTTGAGACTTGATCGATTACTTCGGTCTTTAACCACTCAATTACCTTGGCGCGTTTGGCCACATCCAGGTCCTTCGGCACATTGGGCACGTCTCTCTACCTCCGGCAAAAAGCATTATTCTCCATTATAGCATAAATATTTCCGAGCCACACGGACGCCAGCCTGCCGGATCATCCGCATAGCGGAGCCTTAAATCCGGCGAATATTTATGGGCTTTACAGTACAGCAGAAGGTATCCAAAGTCTGCCTTTCAAAAAAGGCCCGCATTCCGTTACGCCGGAAATACAGGCCTTGGTTCCTTAAGCATTTGTCGCCATTATGATGAGGTTACAACGATTCCTGAGATTGCCGCGAAACAAACTTTTCACAATATTCGATAATTTGACTCCGCCGCACGATACCAATGAACCTTTTCATGTCGTCGACCACAGGCACAAAGTTCTGCACCTTGGCCAGATTAATCAAGTCCTCCATATCCGCATCAATCGAGACCGGCAGATTATTCATCCGCAGCGGTACATCCTTAAGCAGATATTTGGAAGCATTCTCAAAAGTAACGGCGCCGCCTGACTCCTTCATGTACCAGAGCAAATCACCTTCTGTGACCGTTCCGGCATATTCCCCGTTCCGGTTCAGAATCGGCACTGCGGTATAGCGGTGAAACTCCATCCGTTCCAAGGTCTGGCGCAGCGTCGAATCCAGTGTGACGCAGGCTACCTCCTGTTTCGGAAGTAAAAAAAACGCAATATTCATCTCTTGATCCTCCTCAAAGATTTCCGAAGGAATGGTACTCTACCTTCCGTGCTGCAAGGCCCACCGTAGTTATACGCCTGAGACAGCAATTAGTTCCACTTCATTATACCATGAAGACAATAAACAGCAGCCATTAACCTTGCGCATGGCTGCTGTTTTTATGGTGGACAGAAATGTACTTGCCCGACCTTACTGGGCCGTAGCTGTAGCCGCAGGCTCCAGAGCATTCTCTGCTTTGCCTGGTTCAATCAGCTGGTCAACCGGTGTGCTGGCATTCATCCAGTTATCGATCATGGCCTTAGCTTCACTCAGATCCTCTTCATCAACAATATCGTAGTACACACCATTAATGCGCTCTCCTTCGCCCATCACCGTGAAGCTGGAGATATCCATGTCCTTGCCGCCCATGAATTTCTTGGCCAGACTGATAATCGTGGAAGGCTGTATGTCGGTTTTGAAATTATCACCCATAATATCCAGCAGCTCAGGGATGTTGCCGATTTGGCTGATTGATAACATTTTATTCGCTACAACATCAATAAATACCTGCTGCCGTTTGGTCCGGTTGAAATCGCTGTCCTCGCGGTAGCGTGTATAATTAAGCGCCTCTTCACCGCTATAATTCGACTTATTGGCCTTAATAGTGAATTTCTCATGGTCCGCACCTTTGTTGACAATATCCTTCTTGATCGGCAGCGGAACACCGCCAATAGCGTCAACCGCATCCTTCAGGCCTTGGAAATTAATTGTGGCATAATATTGAATATCATGACCAAGCAGTGCTTCCAGGGTATCTTTAGCCATTTGCTGTCCGCCAAAAGCATAAGCATGCGTGATTTTATCTTTCTTATTATCATCATGTCCGATAATTTCTGTGTAGGTGTCACGGGGGATCGAGATCAGCAGAATTTTATAATCCTCCGGGCGGATGACCGCATAGATCATCGTATCTGACCGTGCTACTTCATTGCCCCGCTGGTCTGTGCCTAAGAGCATTAAAGAGAACGGATCGCTTTTATACACTACCGGTGCAGGCTTAACCGTTGTGGTTGTTGTACCGTTATTCTCCAAAGGCTGGTAGGATTCTTCCGCCAGCTTGGTTTCCACCTGATCCGACAAAAAGAGATCAAAGGCCAGCACCGCAAGCGGCTTCTGGAACAAAAATCCTCCCGCCAATATGACCAGAACTACGATAAGCGCAATGTATCTTTTCTTCATTTTTTTTATTTTTTTCATAATTATAATTCCTTCTTTATGGTGGATTGTACATATGATGGCCGTTCTCTATTTACAATGCCTGCCTGGTCTTCCAGACAGTCATGACTGGGCTCTTCTTGCTGCTATGCGCTGCCCTGCTTAATAATATTGTTCCCCCTTTCCGGGATTCGGGTCGTTCTAAATGTAGAATAAACCTGGAAAACTGCTTTGACACATAAACAATATTTCTATTGTAATCACTTCACACCTAAAAAGAAACAACAAATAACGACAGCATCGGCACTATCGCTGCTTGTATTCCATAAAGTATATGACGCAGAAAAGTCCGTTTTGATGCTTATTTTCAAAAAATAATTAAAAATAACGGCCCGCACTGCATGCCTCAGCAGCAGATCGGACCGTCATTTTTAGTCTATTCAATTTCCTTAATCCACCAATTCTGCGGATCACGTATATTGCTGATTGCGTTCGTAGTTACACCCTGCAGCCGTTTATTAACAGCGGTAATATTGGACCGTTCCGAGAAAAAGATCATCGGAACCTCGTCATTAATCAGCTTCTGCCATTCATCATAAATCTCTTTGCGGAAATCCTGGTCGTAGGCTTTCAGGCTTACCCCGTCACGGATCAGTTCCTCGCTCCGCTTCGACGTCCACCGCGGGTAATTCCACGAATCCGTTGCCCGCCATAAGCCCGAAGGATCGGGATCAGGGGCCAGCCCCCATACGCCGTTAAACAGCTCAACCGCCGGATCATCGGACTCTACCGCTTCATAAAAGCTGTTCAGCTCCTTCAGGCTGCCGCCGTTCAGCTGAACATCCAGTCCGACGTCATGCCAGTTCTGCAGGATTGCAGCGGTCCGTGCCTCCGCTGTTTTGCTGCCGGACATAGCGTCATAATGAATCGTGAATTTTTTGCCGCTTGGATCTTCGCGGAGCCCGTCCCCATTCGTATCGAGATATCCTGCCTCATCCAGCAGGCTCTCTGCCTTCTGCGGAAGGTATGGATAGGTATCTATTTCCTGATCATCGATTTTAGCCCAGCTTGAGCTGGGAATAGGTGTCTCAATAAGTGTCCCCAGGCCATAAGAATATTTATTAATGATACCCTGCCGGTCAAGTGCGTAATACATCGCTTTGCGGAGCCGCTTATCCTGGAATTTGGGATTGTCCATCACCACCTGGCCGCTCTCTTCATCCCAGTGTCCAAACTTGAACCCTATATATTCATAAGACAGCCCAGGTGTCACTTTGATCTCCACATTATCCAGCTGGCCTGCAGCCTGGTAAGCATCACGCGGAACGGTTCCGATATCGATGCTTCCGGCTTCAAGCTGTGCAGCCATCTCCTTGCTGTCAATCACCTTGTAGGTTACACCGTCCAGCAGAGCTTCCCCTTTATAATAATCGTCGAAGCGCTTCATCTCGACTCTCTCACCCGGCACAATAGACGTTATCATGAATGGACCTGTACCGATTGGCTGCTTGCGCACCTGATCACTGTCCATCATGTCCTTTACTGCGACTCCCTCGAAGTACCGTTTGTTCATCGGATAAGCCCACAGATTATCGATCATGTTCGCCCGTGCTGATTTCATCGTAATGCGCAGCGTATACGGGTCCATGACCTTGAGTCCGGTGATTTCCTTAGCCTCACCCAGATGGTAAGCCTCGGCTCCCTTGATCATTTCCACGCTATAATATCTGGATCCCGTATAATCCGGGCTGGCGATGGTCTCCAGGGCAAACTTCCAGTCCTCCACGGTCAGCTCATCGCCGTTATGCCAGCGGACACCGGGCTTAATGGTGAAAGTAAATACCGTATGATCTTCAGATTCCTGCCAAGTGGCGATATTAGGAGCCGTGGACAGGTCATCATTGACTTTGAACATTGCTTCCGTAGTGAATTCCAGCACATTCGCATCATCTTCCCCTTCACAAAAGGCCGGTTCGAAGCTGCCCTGGAACGGAGATGAATATCCATATGTTACTATTCCGCCTGCTATAGGTTCATCGGCTGCTTTGCTTAAGCGCGTCATATAAGACTGGGCGCCCTGGCTTGGCCCGCTGCATGCTGACAACGCCACCGCGAGCAGAAGCGGAAGCATGAATCGGCCGATGATATGTTTTGACATATTTGTCTTCCCTCCCCGGTTCCATCACACTGCGATGTAAGCGGTTTCTATACTGGATTTTACTATAACTCTATTTGTGCAATTCATGGAATTTTGAATATGCCACATAATAGAGGATAACCAATATTGGCCCTAAAGTGAAGCCCTTAATTTATATTCGGTCTGCGGAAGCCTCCGGGAAATGTCAAAAAAGCCTGCCCTGACGGGCAGACTCCTTGTGCAAATCACACTCATTTCTCCTCTTCCGGATGTATGATGCTAAGACCTTCAACATGCCTCTTCTTCATGAGCTTACGCTTTTTGCGTGTATCCTTGCTCTCGAAGATGATATCAAAATCATAATCCTCCGGGTACAGCTCCTCTTTGGACAGATATGGCTTCAAGCGTTTGTGGTTTATGGTCACTTTCTGTTTCTGGATCATTACTCCGACCATTCCCCGGCTATCCTTCTTCATATATACAATTCCCGTGCGCCCCAGAGAACTGACATAAACGGCGTCTCCCACTTCAAAATCGGGCTTAGCCGCTAGTAGATTGTGTTCCGCATCAGCTGCATCACCCAAATGCTGAGCCGGAGGGCTGCTCTGAACCACAGCCGTCCTTCTCTCAGCTTCAGCCGCTTTGACCTTCAGTTCCTTGCTGTGAGTGTTCTGCGGCTTCTGGCTGCCTCTAAGCTCCTGCTGCTCGGCTACCAGCTGTTTGGCACGCTCAATAACCGGTTTGTCTATGCCGAGCTTCTCGGCAATCTGCAAGGCATAGCTCTCGCCCGCTTCGCCAATTGTCAGCCGGTACAGCGGCTGCAGAGACTCTTTGTCGAACTCCATCCGCGCATTCTGAAATCCCTGTGTAGCCGCGGCAAATACCTTGAGCTCGTTGAAGTGGGTTGTCACCACGATATTTGCGCCTTTGCGGTTCAGCTCCTCCAGAATGGCAATCGACAATGCGAATCCTTCCCCGGGGTCCGTTCCTGCCGCCAGCTCATCAATCAGCAGCAGCACACCTCTGCCGGCATCATTGAGCATGCCTTCTATACTCTTCATTTGTGCAGAGAAGGTACTGAGCGATTGCGTCAGACTCTGTCCGTCCCCGATTACGCTGATTACATTGCTGAATACGGTAAAATCACTATCAGGCGCTACCGGCACCAGCAGTCCCGATTGCACCATCAGTGACAGCAGGCCCAGCGTTTTGAGCACTACCGTTTTGCCGCCTGTATTAGGTCCGGTTACGATCAGCGATTTGTAGCCTTGACCAAACTCCAGACTGACCGGCACCATATCCTTCAGCAGAGGATGCCTGCCTCCATTCATCCGCAGGAGGCCGTGTTCATTCAGTGAGACAGTCCGGGCGTTAAGGACCCTGGCATACTTCCCTTTAGCGAAGATGAAGTCATAAGTGCCCGTAACTTCAATATTCAGGCGCAGAGCGGCCTGTTCCTGCTCTAGCAGCCCTGTAAGCATACTTAGGACGATTCCTTCCTCCCGGGCTTCATCAGCTGATAACAGCTCAATCTCCCCCTGTAGAGAGGCTACCTCGTCAGGCTCCACGAAGACGGTCTGGCCGCTTGTTGACTGGTCCAGCACCGAGCCCCTGATCTGCTTGTGATACTCCCGTTTCACCGGAATCACATAACGGCCGCCGCGCATGCTGATCAGACTCTCCTGGAGGATGGATTTATGGCGCGACATAATACTCTCCAGCTTCCGATGCAGACGTTCCTTGGCCACGGCCAGACGTTTGCGTACCCGCTCCAGTCCTTTGCTGGCCTGGTCATCAATGACACCCAGCCGGATACAGCGTTCAATTTCCTCCCTAACATGCTGCAGCTCCTGCAGGGAAGCTCCGTATGCCGCAATCCGCGGCGCACTCTGCTCCTTGGAAGCCATATACTTACGCAGCTGTCCGCAACTGTGCAGGAACACGGATACTGCTGAGAAATCCTGCTCATTGTACATATATCCGGTCCCAAGCAGCGACAGGACCCACTCAATGCCTTCCAGTGACGGAATGGGCACACTTGCCCCCCGCTCCAGCAGATCTTTGGCTTCGTCCGCTTCATCCAGCGCCCGGTGTATCGCCGGCAGATAGGTCATCGGCGCAAGCTCGCTCACATATCTTCTTCCTTCATAGGATACGGCATGTCGCATCAATTCCTGTTTGATGGTCTCGTATTCCAAGGTGTTCATACTCTGTAAATTCAATTTAATTCCTCCTTGTATGGATGCCTGTATTTTAGGCTTGCTTCCTAACGCAAAAAGGGCGAAGACCCGCCACTGCGGCAGTCTTCGCCCTCCTTTGAATGCTATTCTCCTCTTTGACTTCAGGAACAAGCTCCACCCGCTGGATGACAAGCTCCTGAAAACAGAAAAAACCGTGCTGCAAAGAGCACGGTTAATCACAAAGAGAATAACAGCCGTAAAGAGGCCATCATGACGCTTCGCATGTGTTCTTAACTAAATCATTCATTCTTACAGCCCGCGGGTAATCAGACTTGTCACGTGGACATAATCTAACAAGACATGCCCCTGAAAAAGATCGGAACATGTTGCGGCCTTCTGCCGGAATGATATGAAATTGCTTAGTTAAGAACGCTCACCAACATCAAAATTTCCCCTTTAGTTATAGGATACCTGTAATTTACTACATCTGGAATCCGGTTGTCAATTGCGCGCAAAGCAATTCATTACCCAGGTAATTCCGTTTTTGCCGTCTGCAACCTCTCCATGGAGTGCCCCGAAGAAAGTCTTTTGCAGCTCAACCTTGATCTGACCGCCATCCGAAGCCAGTTTATCATAAATCGCCCGCATCTCATCTTCGTTGTCCAGCCCTAGAATAACACTTACATTCTCTGTCTTGGCACCTTTACCGTAATCATCGGAGAAATGAATCAGTGTCTGCCCCAAATGCAGCTCAGCATGCAGCAGCTTGCCTTTATGTTCATTCAGCACCTTAATTTCGCCGCCAAATACGCTTATGTAATACTCCACAGACTCCTGCACGTTCTCAATAATGATGTACGGACTTGCACTGATCATTATTCATTCCTCCAAAATGTATTTTGACTGCCTAGCCAGTCTTCCTACGCTATTATATACAGAAAAAAGCAGCCGGCTAAGCCGGCTGCTTCGTAAAAACGTCCTATTCCGTTGTGTAAGGCAGCAGCGCGATTTGACGCGAGCGTTTTACAGCAATAGTCAGAGCGCGTTGGTATTTTGCACTTGTACCAGTTACACGACGCGGCAAAATCTTTCCGCGTTCGCTGATGAACTTCTTAAGAAGCTCAGTGTCTTTATAGTCAATGTGAGTAATCTTGTTCACAGTGAAATAGCACACTTTTTTACGCTTGTTGCGTCCACCACGACGTGCCGGTCTTTTGTCGTTGTCCGCGCCTTCTCTTGGTTTAAAAGCCATGTTCAGTTCAGTCCTTCCTTATTAAAATGGCAAATCATCGTCCGATATATCGATCGGTTTTCCATCGCCCGAAAAAGGATCTTGAGTAT
This window encodes:
- a CDS encoding DUF2232 domain-containing protein, coding for MKFRWTSVAWSIAYLLLLLSLSTPLLLITTLFMIIPAIVLFTTLSTKQFILHIVPVLLIVGLITPFYVLIAIYFLIPALVMGRWYKKRASALSTLIAGMVAVLGEFLLILLISTTLLQFNLYDYVYDVLQTYTDWLATMGASNPLLSEITISTDQIGMMSWMTIQAIPMTLILSAFIIAVITHSIVRPILNSMEYAVPRLKPAREWRLSRAFIWYYLLGVVLSLLFGGADSGFMLMVSANLLPLLQIAFKIQTIGFLFFLIHERKWSKIVALLLAIPVIALPGFWIIGVVDLAFPLRELVKKSKR
- a CDS encoding MazG-like family protein encodes the protein MPKDLDVAKRAKVIEWLKTEVIDQVSRLFKALWEGSTARVGDSLASLIMSSYILGRRLGIPYRELDDLLMEKLRKHRQEGHQLEEWYQDISALEEHMRKR
- a CDS encoding CBS domain-containing protein: MNIAFFLLPKQEVACVTLDSTLRQTLERMEFHRYTAVPILNRNGEYAGTVTEGDLLWYMKESGGAVTFENASKYLLKDVPLRMNNLPVSIDADMEDLINLAKVQNFVPVVDDMKRFIGIVRRSQIIEYCEKFVSRQSQESL
- a CDS encoding LCP family protein; protein product: MKKIKKMKKRYIALIVVLVILAGGFLFQKPLAVLAFDLFLSDQVETKLAEESYQPLENNGTTTTTVKPAPVVYKSDPFSLMLLGTDQRGNEVARSDTMIYAVIRPEDYKILLISIPRDTYTEIIGHDDNKKDKITHAYAFGGQQMAKDTLEALLGHDIQYYATINFQGLKDAVDAIGGVPLPIKKDIVNKGADHEKFTIKANKSNYSGEEALNYTRYREDSDFNRTKRQQVFIDVVANKMLSISQIGNIPELLDIMGDNFKTDIQPSTIISLAKKFMGGKDMDISSFTVMGEGERINGVYYDIVDEEDLSEAKAMIDNWMNASTPVDQLIEPGKAENALEPAATATAQ
- the opp4A gene encoding oligopeptide ABC transporter substrate-binding protein → MSKHIIGRFMLPLLLAVALSACSGPSQGAQSYMTRLSKAADEPIAGGIVTYGYSSPFQGSFEPAFCEGEDDANVLEFTTEAMFKVNDDLSTAPNIATWQESEDHTVFTFTIKPGVRWHNGDELTVEDWKFALETIASPDYTGSRYYSVEMIKGAEAYHLGEAKEITGLKVMDPYTLRITMKSARANMIDNLWAYPMNKRYFEGVAVKDMMDSDQVRKQPIGTGPFMITSIVPGERVEMKRFDDYYKGEALLDGVTYKVIDSKEMAAQLEAGSIDIGTVPRDAYQAAGQLDNVEIKVTPGLSYEYIGFKFGHWDEESGQVVMDNPKFQDKRLRKAMYYALDRQGIINKYSYGLGTLIETPIPSSSWAKIDDQEIDTYPYLPQKAESLLDEAGYLDTNGDGLREDPSGKKFTIHYDAMSGSKTAEARTAAILQNWHDVGLDVQLNGGSLKELNSFYEAVESDDPAVELFNGVWGLAPDPDPSGLWRATDSWNYPRWTSKRSEELIRDGVSLKAYDQDFRKEIYDEWQKLINDEVPMIFFSERSNITAVNKRLQGVTTNAISNIRDPQNWWIKEIE
- a CDS encoding endonuclease MutS2 — its product is MNLQSMNTLEYETIKQELMRHAVSYEGRRYVSELAPMTYLPAIHRALDEADEAKDLLERGASVPIPSLEGIEWVLSLLGTGYMYNEQDFSAVSVFLHSCGQLRKYMASKEQSAPRIAAYGASLQELQHVREEIERCIRLGVIDDQASKGLERVRKRLAVAKERLHRKLESIMSRHKSILQESLISMRGGRYVIPVKREYHKQIRGSVLDQSTSGQTVFVEPDEVASLQGEIELLSADEAREEGIVLSMLTGLLEQEQAALRLNIEVTGTYDFIFAKGKYARVLNARTVSLNEHGLLRMNGGRHPLLKDMVPVSLEFGQGYKSLIVTGPNTGGKTVVLKTLGLLSLMVQSGLLVPVAPDSDFTVFSNVISVIGDGQSLTQSLSTFSAQMKSIEGMLNDAGRGVLLLIDELAAGTDPGEGFALSIAILEELNRKGANIVVTTHFNELKVFAAATQGFQNARMEFDKESLQPLYRLTIGEAGESYALQIAEKLGIDKPVIERAKQLVAEQQELRGSQKPQNTHSKELKVKAAEAERRTAVVQSSPPAQHLGDAADAEHNLLAAKPDFEVGDAVYVSSLGRTGIVYMKKDSRGMVGVMIQKQKVTINHKRLKPYLSKEELYPEDYDFDIIFESKDTRKKRKLMKKRHVEGLSIIHPEEEK
- a CDS encoding VOC family protein, translating into MISASPYIIIENVQESVEYYISVFGGEIKVLNEHKGKLLHAELHLGQTLIHFSDDYGKGAKTENVSVILGLDNEDEMRAIYDKLASDGGQIKVELQKTFFGALHGEVADGKNGITWVMNCFARN
- the rpsR gene encoding 30S ribosomal protein S18, translated to MAFKPREGADNDKRPARRGGRNKRKKVCYFTVNKITHIDYKDTELLKKFISERGKILPRRVTGTSAKYQRALTIAVKRSRQIALLPYTTE